From one Humulus lupulus chromosome 8, drHumLupu1.1, whole genome shotgun sequence genomic stretch:
- the LOC133794829 gene encoding probable calcium-binding protein CML18 — MSGKTTTSSSSTTTAKLDDQQIADLREVFRSFDSNNDGSLTQPEMGSMLQSLGLRPSPDQVEALIHQADTNHNGLVEFSEFVALVEPELLLSRSPYKEDQLRMMFRMFDSDGNGYITAAELAHSMAKLGHALTIDELTGMINEADRDGDGRIDFHEFATAITAAAFDNSWA, encoded by the coding sequence ATGAGTGGCAAAAcaacaacatcatcatcatcaacaacaacagCTAAGCTGGACGACCAACAGATAGCGGATCTGCGGGAGGTATTTCGGTCATTCGACAGCAACAACGATGGAAGCTTAACGCAGCCGGAGATGGGCTCAATGCTTCAGTCATTGGGCCTGAGGCCCAGCCCAGATCAGGTGGAGGCCCTCATCCACCAGGCTGACACCAACCACAACGGCCTCGTCGAGTTCTCCGAGTTTGTGGCGCTCGTGGAGCCGGAGCTCCTCCTCTCCCGCTCTCCCTACAAGGAGGACCAGCTGAGGATGATGTTCCGGATGTTCGACAGCGACGGAAATGGCTACATCACGGCGGCGGAGCTGGCCCACTCCATGGCCAAGCTCGGCCACGCTCTCACCATCGATGAGCTCACCGGCATGATCAACGAGGCCGACAGAGACGGCGACGGTCGCATCGATTTCCACGAGTTTGCTACTGCCATCACCGCCGCGGCTTTCGATAATTCATGGGCCTAA